In Nocardioides sp. zg-1228, a single window of DNA contains:
- a CDS encoding right-handed parallel beta-helix repeat-containing protein — protein MRRRCGIALGLLVLTLSACTGDAPAPARPTPEATTGSPTGPRAGLVATDGTPVDVPVPDPPTGSSYDVTELDADPEPGTGDDAPAIREALATAGAGDEVVLPAGVYDLRSTDPDDAEANLLLPDGVRLRGAGQGATVLRTSLDGEDDSAVVRAMGVHDAAVAGLTISSEHTGALGTDPDDEGPGGGPMYGVQIGDGSRRILVEDVSVELFQRHGITLKGTREVTVTGCRVADATSVGPGGSGYGIAVEGMADQRDPDAGDDSRHNVVVDNHLDGTHLRHGILLQFPTHNNLIAGNTIDGGVLDAIDLHGEGEYLNEIRDNTVTDVPAAAVALGNSGGEKHRHDASGEGNWVHDNRLVGNLQGVLVILGTPDTLVEDNDIVGSRGSAVGIELRNAPGTVVRDNSVAGGDADFWAIVVTEDEGTDGRGAGVATDVLIAGNRVTGPANGIDVEAGRAIEVTGNSVDVDGTPVRVSPDAEVRGVSGTR, from the coding sequence ATGCGTCGCCGGTGCGGGATCGCCCTGGGGCTGCTCGTGCTCACCCTGAGCGCCTGCACCGGGGACGCTCCCGCACCCGCGCGCCCGACGCCCGAGGCGACCACCGGCTCCCCGACGGGTCCGCGGGCCGGGCTGGTCGCCACCGACGGGACGCCCGTCGACGTCCCGGTGCCGGACCCGCCGACCGGATCGTCGTACGACGTCACGGAGCTGGACGCCGACCCGGAGCCGGGCACCGGTGACGACGCCCCGGCCATCCGGGAGGCGCTGGCCACCGCAGGGGCGGGCGACGAGGTCGTCCTCCCCGCCGGGGTCTACGACCTGCGGTCGACCGACCCCGACGACGCGGAGGCCAACCTGCTGCTCCCCGACGGCGTGCGGCTGCGCGGGGCCGGGCAGGGCGCCACCGTGCTGCGCACGTCGCTCGACGGCGAGGACGACAGCGCCGTCGTCCGTGCGATGGGCGTGCACGACGCCGCCGTCGCGGGTCTCACCATCAGCTCCGAGCACACCGGGGCGCTCGGCACCGACCCCGACGACGAGGGCCCGGGAGGTGGGCCCATGTATGGCGTGCAGATCGGCGACGGCAGCCGACGGATCCTGGTCGAGGACGTCTCCGTGGAGCTGTTCCAGCGCCACGGCATCACCCTCAAGGGCACCCGCGAGGTGACGGTGACCGGCTGCCGGGTCGCCGACGCCACCAGCGTCGGCCCGGGCGGGTCGGGCTACGGCATCGCCGTGGAGGGCATGGCCGACCAGCGCGACCCCGACGCCGGCGACGACTCACGGCACAACGTGGTGGTGGACAACCACCTGGACGGCACGCACCTGCGGCACGGCATCCTGCTGCAGTTCCCCACGCACAACAACCTGATCGCGGGCAACACCATCGACGGGGGTGTGCTGGACGCGATCGACCTGCACGGCGAGGGCGAGTACCTCAACGAGATCCGCGACAACACGGTCACCGACGTCCCCGCCGCCGCGGTGGCACTGGGCAACTCCGGAGGCGAGAAGCACCGGCACGACGCGAGCGGTGAGGGCAACTGGGTCCACGACAACAGGCTGGTGGGCAACCTCCAGGGGGTGCTCGTCATCCTCGGCACCCCGGACACCCTCGTCGAGGACAATGACATCGTCGGCAGCCGCGGCTCCGCGGTGGGCATCGAGCTGCGCAACGCACCCGGGACGGTCGTGCGCGACAACTCCGTCGCCGGGGGCGACGCCGACTTCTGGGCGATCGTGGTGACCGAGGACGAGGGCACCGACGGCCGGGGCGCCGGCGTCGCCACCGACGTGCTGATCGCCGGCAACCGGGTCACCGGCCCTGCGAACGGCATCGACGTCGAGGCCGGACGCGCGATCGAGGTCACCGGCAACTCGGTCGACGTCGACGGCACCCCGGTGCGGGTCTCCCCCGACGCCGAGGTCCGCGGCGTCTCAGGGACGCGATGA
- a CDS encoding GNAT family N-acetyltransferase: MSVPTGVREATDADWAAIWPIWREVVEAGETYAYPLGATSEQARGWWFDGSRVTVLEEGDRVLGSAKMGPNRPGRGAHVGTASFMVDAAARGRGIGRRLADDMVAWHRGQGFAGIQFNAVVETNVAAVRLWQQLGFEVVGTVPRAFDSASHGRVGLHVMYLDLARPHVSSRP, from the coding sequence ATGAGCGTGCCCACCGGCGTCCGCGAGGCCACCGACGCAGACTGGGCCGCGATCTGGCCGATCTGGCGTGAGGTCGTCGAGGCCGGCGAGACCTATGCCTACCCGCTCGGCGCCACCTCCGAGCAGGCGCGGGGCTGGTGGTTCGACGGCAGCCGGGTGACCGTCCTCGAGGAGGGCGATCGCGTGCTCGGATCCGCCAAGATGGGCCCGAACCGCCCGGGGCGTGGCGCGCACGTCGGCACCGCGTCCTTCATGGTGGACGCGGCGGCCCGCGGCCGCGGCATCGGGCGGCGGCTCGCCGACGACATGGTGGCCTGGCACCGCGGGCAGGGCTTCGCCGGCATCCAGTTCAACGCGGTCGTCGAGACCAACGTGGCCGCCGTCCGCCTGTGGCAGCAGCTCGGCTTCGAGGTCGTGGGCACGGTGCCGCGTGCCTTCGACAGTGCCAGCCACGGCAGGGTCGGCCTCCACGTGATGTACCTCGACCTGGCCCGGCCCCACGTGTCATCGCGTCCCTGA
- a CDS encoding DinB family protein translates to MTIERPDPPFSADETTMLRSFLDHFRATVRLQASGLTDAQLDQALAPSDLTLGGMLKHLAYVEDWWLSYHLAANEPAPPWDTAPWGDDPDWDWHSAAGQTHAELDGLLAAAIRRSDACLDAALTADPDPGRPVARRRPPEKGETVTIRWVLVHMVEEYARHAGHADLIRQSIDGATDV, encoded by the coding sequence ATGACGATCGAGCGGCCCGACCCGCCCTTCAGCGCCGACGAGACCACGATGCTGCGGTCCTTCCTCGACCACTTCCGCGCCACGGTCCGGCTGCAGGCCAGCGGGCTCACCGACGCGCAGCTCGACCAGGCGCTGGCGCCGAGCGACCTGACCCTGGGTGGGATGCTCAAGCACCTGGCCTACGTCGAGGACTGGTGGCTCTCCTACCACCTCGCGGCCAACGAGCCGGCTCCGCCGTGGGACACCGCCCCGTGGGGCGACGACCCCGACTGGGACTGGCACAGCGCAGCCGGCCAGACCCACGCCGAGCTCGACGGACTGCTCGCCGCGGCCATCCGGCGCTCCGACGCCTGTCTCGACGCCGCGCTCACGGCTGACCCCGACCCGGGCCGCCCCGTCGCCCGCCGGCGCCCGCCCGAGAAGGGCGAGACCGTCACGATCCGCTGGGTCCTCGTGCACATGGTCGAGGAGTACGCCCGCCACGCCGGCCACGCCGACCTCATCCGCCAGTCGATCGACGGCGCGACCGACGTATGA
- a CDS encoding YchJ family metal-binding protein, producing the protein MPTPCPCGSGATYDACCGPLLANVAQAATPEQLMRSRYTAFVTGDADHLFRTWHPRTRPDDVRPDPGTRWTGLRVVAAEGDTVEFVATYEGGQVHEVSRFERRAGRWCYVDGEVDRDVTR; encoded by the coding sequence CTGCCCACCCCCTGCCCCTGCGGGTCCGGAGCGACCTACGACGCCTGCTGCGGTCCGCTGCTCGCCAACGTCGCCCAGGCGGCGACGCCGGAGCAGCTCATGCGCTCGCGCTACACCGCCTTCGTCACCGGCGACGCCGACCACCTCTTCCGCACCTGGCACCCGCGCACCCGCCCCGACGACGTCCGTCCCGACCCCGGCACGCGGTGGACCGGCCTGCGGGTCGTGGCCGCCGAGGGCGACACCGTCGAGTTCGTCGCGACCTACGAGGGCGGGCAGGTGCACGAGGTGAGCCGGTTCGAGCGCCGGGCCGGCCGGTGGTGCTACGTCGACGGCGAGGTCGACCGGGACGTCACGCGCTGA
- a CDS encoding pyruvate dehydrogenase, with product MTMAPPFGTTGAASAQAPLAPGEDAAQAAVLRSISQRVLWLSAAIVDAANRGRPNSSGVKVGGHQSSSASIVDIMVALWFHTLGPTDRVSVKPHASPVLHAINYLLGDLDPAYLTTLRSKGGLQSYPSRLKDPDTVDFSTGSVGIGATAALWAAVSHRYARSHFPDTPEAGRFVSLLGDAELDEGAIWEAVADPQVASLGELLWVVDLNRQSLDRIVPDIQIERLHGMFAAAGWQVVTLKWGRFISELFERPGGQELRQRLEAMPNEEYQRMLRVPDTGVAERILAAQESPALRDLVESLSPEDLAHAVRDLGGHDLSLLVDTFDGADDHRPTVVFAYTIKGRGLATEGHPNNHSALLTEPQMRQLAEACGTDLADPWATFPSTSDAGRLCARRADELRRPALASTPAIAVPTSLGHPHRKPVSTQAALGRLLADLVRDAPDVAARMVTCSPDVASSTNLGGWINKTGVWSVRERHDWFADDRERVLRWSESEAGQHIELGIAEVNLVGLLGELGTTWSRWGERLIPIATIYDPFVSRALEPWSYGIYAGGQSILVGTPSGVTLAPEGGAHQSITTPSIGLEQPGCIAWEPAFASDLEWTFLHAASRVGIPGGTSSYFRLSTRPLDPALARLPEEPSLLERRRRQAIAGGYRLSAHPAGRDDVTLVGVGAMMPEVIAAAEVLADSGVTAGLVCLTSPDLVFRSFQQHGVREAGDGDIVGEIFPAHAPAPLVTVQDGHPHTLSFLAGVRGDRIRCLGVTDFGQSSSLAEAYALHQIDTSDIVDAALGIVGR from the coding sequence TGGTTCCACACCCTCGGTCCCACCGACCGGGTCTCGGTGAAGCCCCACGCCTCCCCGGTCCTGCACGCCATCAACTACCTGCTCGGCGACCTCGACCCGGCCTACCTGACGACGCTGCGGTCGAAGGGCGGCCTGCAGAGCTACCCGAGCCGGCTCAAGGACCCCGACACCGTCGACTTCTCGACCGGATCGGTCGGCATCGGCGCCACCGCCGCGTTGTGGGCGGCCGTGTCCCATCGCTACGCGCGCTCACACTTCCCGGACACGCCCGAGGCAGGCCGCTTCGTCAGCCTCCTCGGGGACGCGGAGCTCGATGAGGGCGCCATCTGGGAGGCCGTCGCCGACCCCCAGGTCGCCTCGCTCGGAGAGCTGCTGTGGGTCGTCGACCTCAACCGCCAGTCGCTCGACCGGATCGTGCCCGACATCCAGATCGAGCGGTTGCACGGCATGTTCGCCGCCGCCGGGTGGCAGGTCGTCACCCTGAAGTGGGGTCGGTTCATCTCCGAGCTCTTCGAGCGTCCCGGGGGACAGGAGCTGCGACAGCGACTCGAGGCGATGCCGAACGAGGAGTACCAGCGGATGCTGCGCGTCCCGGACACCGGCGTCGCCGAGCGCATCCTCGCCGCGCAGGAGTCGCCGGCACTGCGCGACCTCGTCGAGAGCCTGAGCCCCGAGGACCTCGCTCACGCCGTCCGAGATCTCGGCGGGCACGACCTGTCGCTGCTCGTCGACACGTTCGACGGTGCCGACGACCACCGCCCCACGGTGGTCTTCGCCTACACGATCAAGGGCCGCGGGCTGGCGACCGAGGGCCACCCCAACAACCACTCCGCCCTGCTGACCGAGCCGCAGATGCGGCAGCTCGCCGAGGCCTGCGGCACCGACCTCGCCGACCCCTGGGCGACCTTCCCCAGCACCTCCGACGCCGGCCGCCTGTGCGCCCGGCGTGCCGACGAGCTGCGCCGCCCCGCGCTGGCCAGCACCCCCGCGATCGCTGTGCCGACCTCGCTGGGGCACCCGCACCGCAAGCCGGTCTCCACCCAGGCGGCGCTGGGACGCCTGCTCGCCGACCTCGTCCGCGACGCCCCCGACGTCGCCGCCCGGATGGTGACCTGCAGCCCGGACGTCGCCTCGTCCACCAACCTGGGCGGGTGGATCAACAAGACCGGCGTGTGGTCCGTGCGGGAGCGCCATGACTGGTTCGCCGACGACCGCGAGCGCGTGCTGCGGTGGTCCGAGAGCGAGGCCGGACAGCACATCGAGCTCGGCATCGCGGAAGTGAACCTCGTCGGACTCCTCGGCGAGCTGGGCACCACGTGGTCGCGCTGGGGCGAGCGACTCATCCCGATCGCCACGATCTACGACCCCTTCGTCAGCCGCGCGCTCGAGCCGTGGTCCTACGGGATCTATGCCGGCGGGCAGTCCATCCTCGTGGGCACTCCCTCGGGAGTCACGCTCGCGCCGGAGGGCGGGGCGCACCAGTCCATCACCACGCCTTCCATCGGCCTGGAGCAGCCCGGCTGCATCGCCTGGGAGCCGGCGTTCGCCTCCGACCTGGAGTGGACGTTCCTCCACGCCGCCAGCCGGGTCGGCATCCCCGGCGGGACCTCGTCCTACTTCCGCCTCTCCACCAGGCCGCTCGACCCGGCGCTCGCCCGGCTGCCCGAGGAGCCGTCGCTCCTCGAGCGCCGCCGACGCCAGGCCATCGCGGGCGGCTACCGCCTCAGCGCCCACCCCGCCGGTCGCGACGACGTCACCCTGGTGGGCGTGGGTGCGATGATGCCCGAGGTCATCGCGGCAGCCGAGGTGCTGGCCGACAGTGGGGTCACCGCCGGCCTCGTGTGCCTGACCAGTCCGGACCTGGTCTTCAGGTCCTTCCAGCAGCACGGTGTCCGCGAGGCGGGCGACGGCGACATCGTCGGGGAGATCTTCCCGGCGCACGCCCCGGCACCGCTGGTCACGGTCCAGGACGGCCACCCCCACACCCTGTCGTTCCTCGCCGGGGTGCGTGGCGACCGCATCCGTTGCCTGGGTGTGACGGACTTCGGCCAGTCGAGCAGCCTGGCCGAGGCGTACGCCCTGCACCAGATCGACACGTCCGACATCGTGGACGCGGCCCTCGGCATCGTCGGCAGGTAG